Below is a genomic region from Mycobacteriales bacterium.
TTCGGTCGCCGCGAGCCGGTCGGGCGGCTGCCGCAGGGTGACCCGCTCCGGAGCCCGGCGGTGTGGCCACCATCGCAGTCGACGCGGATCCCCGCGAGCCGCCGGCGAAGCCCACCCACGCGGCCAGCGCCACCGCGGCGGTCACCGCCAAGGCCGTGACCGCACCCGGCCGCCGCCGACGGCCGCCGACCTCACGTTGCTGGTTGCGCATTCGGGCCACACTCCGAGGACGAGGCGGGAGGTGGATCGGTTGCATTCGAGGACACCTGGTTCAGGTCGGAGGAATGGCATGGGGCCAGATCCTGTCCTACCCCGTTGGCCGCAGTGTTGTCCCTTCGACCACGATGGACCGGTGACAAACGATGCTTCCGCAGGATGCTTCGCACGGCCGGTGCGGCAGCTCAGGCTGCTCACCGAGGGAGAGCGATGACGTGGTGACCGACGATGCGCTCGCCGAGCAGGTCGCGTACTACCGCCGCCGCGCAGAGGAGTACGACGAGACGGCGTACGGCGACCTCGCCGCGGCGCAGCGGCGGATCGCCCGGCTGGTCGGCGAGATGCATCCGACCGGCAAGGTGCTCGAAATCGCCTGTGGCACCGGCTTGTGGACGCGCGCACTGACCGACTCAGCGAACACCGTGCTGGCGATCGATGCTTCCCCCGAGGTCCTCGCGATTGCCCGGGACCGCGTAACCGCCGCGAACGTCACCTTCGCGGCCGCAGACGTGTTCACGTGGAGGTCCACCGCCCGCTTCGACGTCGTCTTTTTCTCCGCGTGGCTCTCGCACGTGCCGGCCGACCGGTTCGCGGAGTTCTGGCGGTTGCTTCGGGATCTGCTGGTCGAGAACGGACGCGTGTTGTTCATCGACGAACATGTCGACGAGCGGGCGAAGGAGAGCTACATCGAGGGTCGCGACGACGTGGTCGAGCGACGGCTCAATGACGGCAGCAGCTACCGGGTGATCAAGAACTTCGTGGATCCGGAGCGCCTCGTGGCTGCGCTGCGAGAGATCGGCTGGGAGTGCACGGTCCGCCGGGACGGCCGCGACTGGGTCGTCGGTGAGGCGCGGCCATGCCCGACGCCGGCGCGAGATGAGCCCGCCGGCCCCCGCCACACATGAGGGCGGGCCCGGCGTGAACTTCACGCCGGGCCCGCCCTGAGCTACTCGATGGGCTAGTCGAGCCCGGTCGGGATGTCGAGGAGCGAGTCCTCGGCGACGACCGTCTCCTTGACCATCTCGGTGATCTCTTCCTTGGACAGCGACTGGTTGATCGCCAGGTAGTAGATGATCAGGCTCCAGATCGCCGTGACCAGTGCGTCCCAGCCGAAGTGCAGCACCGGCTTGTTCGGGTTGTGGCCGAAGCTGCTCAT
It encodes:
- a CDS encoding class I SAM-dependent methyltransferase: MVTDDALAEQVAYYRRRAEEYDETAYGDLAAAQRRIARLVGEMHPTGKVLEIACGTGLWTRALTDSANTVLAIDASPEVLAIARDRVTAANVTFAAADVFTWRSTARFDVVFFSAWLSHVPADRFAEFWRLLRDLLVENGRVLFIDEHVDERAKESYIEGRDDVVERRLNDGSSYRVIKNFVDPERLVAALREIGWECTVRRDGRDWVVGEARPCPTPARDEPAGPRHT